Proteins from one Myxococcales bacterium genomic window:
- a CDS encoding FixH family protein, whose protein sequence is MASLSVLLVLLTTACGSSEPEGEASFEAEPLTTVSSDSGQLRVSVWTSPDQPPARGILTLRLLAEDAASQAPVDALFFDIVPEMPSMGHGTPTVPKTKAANSGVYTVSDVNLFMPGRWELRMTITGAVSDVAIVQLDVH, encoded by the coding sequence GTGGCCAGCCTCTCGGTGCTGCTGGTCCTGCTGACAACCGCCTGTGGCAGCAGCGAACCAGAGGGCGAGGCGAGCTTCGAGGCCGAGCCGCTGACGACCGTGAGCAGCGACTCCGGTCAACTGCGTGTGTCCGTCTGGACCTCGCCCGATCAGCCTCCGGCTCGGGGGATACTCACCCTGCGCTTGCTCGCCGAAGATGCGGCGTCGCAAGCGCCGGTGGACGCTCTGTTCTTCGATATCGTGCCGGAAATGCCGTCCATGGGTCACGGCACACCGACCGTGCCGAAGACGAAGGCCGCCAACAGTGGCGTCTACACCGTGTCGGACGTGAATCTATTCATGCCGGGCCGCTGGGAGCTTCGCATGACCATCACCGGTGCCGTCTCGGACGTGGCCATCGTGCAGCTCGATGTCCACTGA
- a CDS encoding TetR/AcrR family transcriptional regulator — protein MSDRRARKKQETRAKIVAAATRLFAEGGFEATTMGAIAKAADIGVGTLYNYFRAKERVLLGVFEAQTETQLELGRPVVEAPGDDAVAAVCRLLDAYLPMVEAFDKPVMREMFAASLRQPPEALEEFASLDAKLAGQIGELLMALVAKGAVSAEVEIEHASVALYGAFVLPVLLFLSMPDVDFEVLRRMVEGQVRTIFTGLRPR, from the coding sequence ATGAGCGACCGCCGAGCCAGAAAAAAGCAGGAAACGCGGGCGAAGATCGTGGCCGCGGCGACTCGGTTGTTCGCCGAGGGAGGGTTCGAGGCCACCACGATGGGGGCCATCGCCAAGGCCGCCGACATCGGCGTCGGGACTCTCTACAACTACTTCCGGGCGAAGGAGCGAGTGCTGCTGGGGGTCTTCGAGGCGCAGACGGAGACCCAGCTCGAGCTCGGGCGGCCAGTCGTGGAGGCCCCAGGCGACGACGCGGTCGCTGCGGTCTGCCGCCTGCTCGACGCCTACCTGCCGATGGTCGAGGCGTTCGACAAACCCGTGATGCGGGAGATGTTCGCCGCGTCGCTGCGGCAGCCGCCGGAGGCGCTCGAGGAGTTCGCGAGCTTGGACGCGAAGCTTGCCGGCCAAATTGGTGAGCTGCTCATGGCGCTCGTGGCGAAGGGCGCGGTTTCAGCCGAGGTCGAAATCGAGCACGCGTCCGTCGCGCTCTACGGCGCGTTCGTGCTGCCGGTGCTGCTCTTCTTGAGCATGCCCGACGTGGACTTCGAAGTGCTCCGAAGAATGGTCGAGGGGCAAGTGCGGACAATCTTCACGGGGCTCAGGCCCCGCTGA